The Halalkalibaculum roseum genome window below encodes:
- a CDS encoding DMT family transporter — protein MLFTFLWGANFVLAEIALEEMAPISFSVSRFAMGGIAMLLVLYYQCYYDAKSNNSSFQFFPPIDRQDWGRLLLVSVLGATLAPWLGIEGLGLTHGARASIWLALGPAISTGFGYLLTTEKMGKFGYMGVILAGMGTILLAFDGIRPEQGYWLGDLLLFAALAMTVVELHLIKPLARKYGSVSMVAMRTVIGGSLYLVIASPSLVGETWLSLGFWTWVAILAGGAIGVGVGQWVKVRALRSLGPTQVVIYGNLVPIAAIIIAWLAIGTNPSIYELLAGALIIIGAIFIQVIDEGKKKLSSRMQTSGDDELTVMASSKQD, from the coding sequence TTGTTATTCACATTTCTGTGGGGAGCCAATTTCGTTCTGGCCGAAATAGCGCTGGAAGAGATGGCTCCCATTTCTTTTAGTGTCTCCAGATTTGCAATGGGAGGCATTGCCATGTTGCTGGTGCTCTACTACCAATGTTATTATGATGCCAAATCCAACAATAGCTCATTTCAATTTTTCCCGCCCATTGACAGGCAAGACTGGGGACGCCTCCTTCTGGTATCGGTTCTAGGTGCCACCCTGGCACCCTGGCTGGGTATCGAAGGACTCGGACTGACCCATGGAGCACGAGCCTCTATCTGGCTGGCTTTGGGACCTGCAATCAGCACCGGTTTCGGCTACCTTCTCACCACCGAGAAGATGGGAAAGTTCGGTTATATGGGTGTGATACTTGCCGGAATGGGTACCATTCTGCTGGCTTTTGACGGTATCCGTCCCGAACAGGGGTATTGGCTCGGCGATTTACTGCTTTTTGCCGCACTCGCCATGACGGTCGTTGAACTGCACCTCATCAAACCGCTGGCACGTAAATACGGATCCGTTTCCATGGTAGCTATGCGAACAGTTATAGGTGGATCTCTATATCTCGTTATTGCTTCCCCTTCGCTGGTCGGTGAAACCTGGCTGAGCCTGGGTTTCTGGACCTGGGTTGCCATTCTCGCCGGTGGAGCTATTGGCGTCGGTGTAGGTCAGTGGGTCAAGGTACGGGCCCTTCGCTCCCTGGGGCCAACGCAGGTAGTCATTTATGGCAACCTGGTACCCATTGCGGCCATCATCATCGCATGGCTGGCCATCGGAACCAACCCTTCTATTTATGAATTGCTGGCCGGTGCACTGATCATTATCGGAGCCATCTTTATTCAGGTAATTGACGAGGGGAAAAAGAAGCTCTCATCCCGCATGCAAACTTCCGGTGACGATGAATTAACTGTTATGGCCAGTTCCAAACAGGACTAG
- a CDS encoding M28 family peptidase has product MKSFQHVLICLGFSILFIQCTAENTESEFRPEITPSDIKNHITFLASDDLAGRETGTAGEAKAAGYIADQFDKFGLLPAGDESTYFQEFRVNMSVLNNPHRGDTSRSGVTFPDEERITRNVVAVLEGSEEPDSYLVLGAHYDHLGTGKFGSLYNRDTTSIHNGADDNASGTAGLLELAHYFSEHPTQRSLVFIAFSGEEMGLLGSRHFVENPTVPLDQTVAMINMDMIGRLNSNKLLIFGTGSSPGWDSLITKANTDTLDIETIPDGTGASDHTSFYNKEIPVLHYFTDTHADYHRPSDDTDYINAEGQDRVLEHVKRLIVAIDSRSDEVLPYSEAPVTQNRDVTMSGVTMGVTPDYGFSGKGMRITGVSGGGPADRAGLKSGDVIIRLADTELEDIYTYMEVLNTLEEGEQTTVTVLRDGEEQTIDIRF; this is encoded by the coding sequence ATGAAGTCATTTCAACACGTTTTAATCTGTCTCGGATTTTCTATCCTGTTCATTCAGTGTACCGCCGAAAATACCGAAAGCGAGTTTCGCCCGGAGATCACCCCTTCGGATATTAAAAACCATATCACATTTCTGGCTTCCGATGACTTGGCGGGCCGTGAAACCGGAACTGCCGGGGAGGCAAAAGCAGCGGGATATATTGCCGATCAGTTTGATAAGTTCGGTCTGCTACCTGCCGGTGATGAGAGTACCTATTTTCAGGAGTTCAGGGTAAATATGTCGGTGTTAAATAACCCGCACCGCGGTGATACTTCACGTTCGGGAGTAACCTTTCCTGATGAAGAGCGCATCACGCGAAATGTTGTAGCTGTATTGGAAGGCAGCGAAGAGCCGGATTCCTATCTCGTTCTTGGAGCACATTATGACCACCTCGGTACCGGAAAATTCGGGTCCCTCTACAATCGTGATACTACCTCTATCCATAATGGGGCTGATGACAATGCTTCGGGTACAGCCGGTCTCTTGGAGCTGGCCCATTATTTCAGTGAGCACCCTACCCAGCGCAGCCTGGTTTTTATTGCATTCTCGGGAGAGGAAATGGGATTGCTCGGCTCCCGTCATTTTGTAGAAAATCCAACGGTTCCGCTTGATCAAACCGTGGCGATGATCAACATGGACATGATAGGTCGTTTGAACAGCAATAAGCTGTTGATCTTCGGTACCGGTTCATCACCGGGATGGGACTCTCTTATTACGAAAGCCAATACTGATACCCTGGATATTGAGACCATACCCGATGGGACCGGGGCCAGTGATCATACCAGTTTCTACAACAAAGAAATCCCGGTGCTGCATTATTTTACAGATACGCATGCCGATTATCACCGGCCTTCGGATGACACAGACTATATCAATGCCGAGGGACAAGACAGGGTACTGGAACATGTCAAAAGGCTGATTGTTGCTATTGATAGCCGGAGTGACGAAGTATTACCTTATTCGGAGGCTCCTGTAACCCAGAATCGCGATGTCACGATGAGTGGGGTAACGATGGGAGTCACTCCCGACTATGGTTTCAGCGGCAAGGGTATGCGCATTACCGGTGTCAGCGGTGGCGGACCTGCCGATCGGGCGGGACTAAAAAGCGGAGATGTCATAATCAGACTGGCTGATACCGAACTGGAAGATATTTATACCTATATGGAAGTGTTGAACACACTGGAAGAAGGAGAGCAAACCACCGTAACCGTTTTAAGAGACGGAGAAGAACAGACCATAGATATTAGGTTTTAA
- a CDS encoding DUF2911 domain-containing protein, whose product MNIFKQLLGTGLTALLVVALFSTTAEAQERGSDEARVSPNATVSQTIGTTEVTLTYGRPSVNDRTIFDGLVPFGQVWRTGANESTAITFSSDVMIEGETVEAGTYSLYSVPGEDEWTIIINSKLSWGTQYDQSADVLRVNVEPEMGREVEQFMIYFENVSENSAECVLHWDTTKVPFTIEV is encoded by the coding sequence ATGAATATATTTAAACAATTATTAGGCACCGGGCTTACCGCATTGCTTGTGGTGGCACTATTTTCTACAACTGCCGAAGCACAGGAACGCGGAAGTGATGAAGCGAGGGTAAGCCCCAATGCTACGGTAAGCCAAACCATCGGCACTACGGAAGTGACACTCACCTACGGGCGTCCTTCGGTTAATGACCGGACTATCTTTGACGGACTGGTTCCTTTCGGCCAGGTATGGAGAACCGGTGCGAATGAGTCAACAGCCATTACGTTTTCAAGTGATGTGATGATCGAAGGTGAAACGGTGGAAGCCGGCACCTATTCGCTCTATTCCGTACCCGGTGAAGATGAGTGGACCATCATAATCAACTCTAAGTTATCATGGGGAACCCAGTACGACCAAAGTGCTGATGTACTACGTGTCAACGTGGAACCCGAAATGGGAAGAGAAGTTGAGCAGTTCATGATCTACTTCGAAAATGTTTCGGAAAATTCAGCCGAGTGCGTACTTCACTGGGATACCACCAAGGTGCCCTTCACCATTGAAGTCTAG
- a CDS encoding TonB-dependent receptor, producing MYSKLNSFLTVLLVLFCLSSSEIFAQTITGTVKDAKTEEPLAGANIIQVGTSKGVAAGTDGSFTLELREGASDEISISFIGYRTKTISTSGQSEDLEILLMPKSIMSNEVFVKALRVDEATPMAFENVSRDQINKKNLGQDIPYLVSSTPSVTTTSDAGTGIGYTGIRIRGVDQARINVTINGIPLNDAESHGVFWVDLPDLASSVENIQIQRGVGTSTNGAAAFGATMNLQTSEMRPNAYGEVNAGIGSFNTQKMNVLLGSGLMDNGWQFEGRLSKITSDGYIDRASSDLKSFYLSGARHGDNSLLRADVFSGVETTYQSWYGVPEELLDSDRTYNPAGQEKPGEPYEDQTDNYQQDHYQLHYSYQFSENWDANASVHYTYGRGYYEEYKADQSLSQYQIEPIDLPNTTITESDLVRQLWLDNHFYGTVFSTQYQKDNNFTFTFGGGYNEYDGDHYGEVIWAEYLGNTDVENRYYDNNAFKTDGNLYAKLQYYFTDNLSGYVDMQTRRITYDFLGKDKLQAPGGGQQIVDVQQTDRLTFFNPKAGLVYRKGNHRLFASFSVGNKEPTRDEYVNSTPENRPEHETMYDWEAGYKAEFDRFFAGLNLYFMDYKNQLIPTGELNDVGSAIRQNVPDSYRAGIELQAGVRILPELEWSGNATFSRNKIDEYEQFIDVYDASFNFTGQESRTYEDTDISFSPSFIGNSILSFTENGFSSELVTKYVSRQYLDNTQTDARSIDPYLVNDIRLGYNFSSIPVLSGLRANLQVNNIFDKKYETNGYTFGYIAGGDEQYFNYYYPQAGRNFRLQLSFRF from the coding sequence ATGTATTCCAAACTCAACTCTTTTTTAACTGTACTTCTTGTACTTTTTTGTCTGTCGTCGAGCGAAATTTTTGCTCAGACTATAACCGGTACTGTCAAAGATGCCAAAACTGAGGAACCCCTGGCAGGTGCCAATATCATCCAAGTGGGGACCAGTAAGGGGGTGGCAGCCGGAACCGATGGAAGTTTCACGCTCGAGCTCCGGGAAGGAGCCTCAGATGAAATCAGTATTTCGTTTATCGGTTACCGGACTAAAACCATAAGTACCTCCGGGCAGAGCGAAGATCTCGAGATTCTGCTTATGCCCAAATCGATAATGAGCAACGAAGTATTTGTAAAAGCTCTGCGGGTGGATGAGGCCACTCCGATGGCTTTTGAAAATGTGAGCCGGGATCAGATAAATAAAAAGAATCTGGGTCAGGATATACCCTACCTGGTAAGCAGCACTCCCTCTGTGACTACCACTTCAGATGCCGGTACGGGCATCGGTTACACAGGCATTCGTATTCGCGGGGTAGACCAGGCACGTATAAACGTTACCATCAACGGCATTCCACTGAATGACGCGGAATCGCACGGCGTATTTTGGGTGGATCTACCTGATTTGGCCTCATCGGTTGAAAATATACAGATTCAGCGTGGCGTAGGTACCTCCACCAACGGGGCTGCAGCCTTCGGAGCTACCATGAACCTGCAGACATCTGAGATGCGTCCGAATGCCTACGGCGAGGTAAATGCCGGTATCGGATCGTTTAACACGCAAAAGATGAACGTGCTGCTTGGATCCGGACTGATGGACAACGGGTGGCAGTTTGAGGGACGCCTTTCCAAAATTACAAGCGACGGCTATATCGATCGAGCTTCTTCTGATCTGAAATCTTTTTACCTGAGCGGTGCCCGCCACGGGGATAACAGCCTGCTGCGAGCGGATGTCTTTTCCGGTGTGGAAACTACCTATCAATCCTGGTACGGGGTACCTGAAGAGTTGTTGGATTCAGATCGTACCTACAATCCGGCGGGACAGGAAAAGCCGGGAGAACCATATGAGGATCAGACGGATAATTACCAGCAGGATCACTATCAGCTGCACTACTCCTACCAGTTTTCCGAAAACTGGGATGCCAATGCCTCTGTGCACTATACCTACGGCCGCGGTTATTATGAGGAGTACAAAGCCGATCAATCCCTCAGTCAATACCAGATTGAGCCCATTGATTTACCCAATACCACTATTACAGAAAGCGATCTCGTAAGACAGTTGTGGCTGGATAATCATTTTTACGGGACGGTTTTTTCCACCCAGTATCAAAAGGATAACAATTTTACATTTACATTCGGCGGAGGATATAATGAATATGACGGTGATCACTATGGGGAGGTTATCTGGGCCGAATACCTGGGTAATACAGATGTAGAAAACCGCTACTATGACAACAATGCGTTTAAAACCGACGGTAATCTCTACGCGAAATTGCAGTACTATTTTACGGATAACCTGAGCGGTTACGTGGATATGCAGACCCGCCGCATCACCTATGACTTTTTGGGCAAAGACAAACTGCAGGCACCGGGCGGGGGACAGCAGATTGTGGATGTACAACAAACCGATCGCTTGACCTTCTTTAATCCCAAGGCCGGACTGGTTTATAGGAAAGGAAATCACCGCCTCTTTGCTTCATTCAGTGTGGGTAATAAGGAACCGACCCGGGACGAATATGTGAATTCCACGCCCGAAAATCGTCCTGAGCATGAAACAATGTACGACTGGGAAGCGGGCTATAAGGCAGAGTTTGATCGCTTTTTTGCGGGTTTGAATCTCTATTTCATGGATTACAAAAACCAGTTAATACCAACCGGTGAGCTCAACGATGTGGGTTCGGCCATTCGCCAGAATGTGCCTGACAGCTACCGTGCCGGTATAGAACTTCAGGCCGGGGTTAGAATACTGCCTGAGCTGGAGTGGTCAGGTAATGCTACTTTCAGCCGCAATAAAATTGATGAGTATGAGCAGTTCATTGATGTATATGATGCGAGTTTTAATTTCACAGGTCAGGAGAGCAGAACCTATGAAGATACGGATATCTCGTTTTCCCCATCATTTATCGGAAACTCCATTTTAAGTTTTACCGAGAATGGTTTCAGTTCCGAACTGGTTACAAAATATGTCTCTCGACAATATCTTGACAATACACAAACCGACGCAAGGTCAATTGATCCATACCTGGTTAATGACATCCGTCTTGGCTATAACTTCAGTTCTATCCCTGTGCTGAGCGGCCTTCGGGCAAATCTACAGGTTAACAATATCTTCGATAAAAAATACGAGACCAACGGGTATACCTTCGGATATATCGCGGGTGGAGACGAACAGTATTTTAACTATTACTACCCGCAGGCGGGCAGGAATTTCCGGCTGCAGCTCTCATTTAGATTTTAA
- a CDS encoding tetratricopeptide repeat protein yields the protein MKHYSLLLALLLFFGCSSETKVEPKQNYQTISALGDTLYAPDLDPETEAQFTTNLQSARAQYEANPDDADAIIWFGRRTAYLGNYRKAVEIFSEGIEKHPEDARMYRHRGHRYITLREFDKAIEDLETAAELIKGTEDVVEPDGLPNTRNMPRSTLHTNTWYHLGLARYLSGSFDNAADAYRNCLEASTNDDMVVATSYWLYMTLKRAGHDGLAGEVLKPITQDMELLENESYHKLLLVFKGDFDEKSLLDNAATPLDNATIGYGIGNWHYVNGRTDRAEEIFREVYQSSNWAAFGYIAAEVDLARLEF from the coding sequence ATGAAACACTACTCCCTGCTATTAGCTCTTCTCCTGTTCTTCGGCTGCAGTTCGGAAACCAAAGTTGAACCTAAGCAAAATTACCAGACCATATCCGCTCTTGGAGATACCCTCTATGCTCCTGATTTGGATCCGGAGACAGAAGCACAATTTACTACCAACCTGCAATCTGCCAGGGCACAGTATGAAGCAAATCCAGATGATGCCGATGCCATCATTTGGTTCGGAAGAAGAACCGCCTACCTGGGCAACTATCGAAAAGCTGTTGAAATTTTTAGCGAGGGAATAGAAAAGCATCCGGAAGATGCACGAATGTACCGTCATCGCGGACACAGGTATATTACGCTCAGAGAATTTGACAAAGCTATTGAAGACCTGGAAACAGCGGCAGAGTTGATTAAAGGCACTGAAGATGTTGTTGAACCCGACGGACTTCCCAATACCCGTAACATGCCCAGAAGTACGCTACATACCAATACCTGGTATCACCTGGGGCTTGCCCGATACCTTAGCGGATCCTTTGACAACGCTGCCGATGCCTATCGCAATTGCCTGGAAGCTTCTACAAATGATGATATGGTGGTTGCCACTTCCTACTGGCTCTACATGACCTTAAAGCGTGCCGGGCATGACGGTCTGGCCGGCGAAGTACTAAAACCGATAACGCAAGATATGGAGCTTCTGGAAAATGAGAGCTACCATAAACTACTACTGGTTTTTAAAGGTGACTTTGACGAGAAAAGCCTGCTCGACAATGCGGCTACTCCATTGGATAATGCAACCATAGGTTACGGTATCGGAAACTGGCATTACGTAAACGGGCGAACAGATCGGGCCGAAGAGATTTTCCGAGAGGTATACCAGAGTAGCAACTGGGCCGCCTTCGGATACATAGCGGCAGAAGTTGACTTGGCAAGACTTGAGTTCTAA
- a CDS encoding amidohydrolase family protein, which produces MKISAFSIVILLLFSSLACSQDKADTTMTFEEYEPKSTLVVPEHIVKSAKYPFIDVHNHQWRMATQDVSETTAEMNELNMAVMVNLSGRSGDALKAAIENVNEHAPNRFIQFANIDFDNIDDPDWTEKTVKQLEQDYNNGARGLKIFKNLGLTVTDSEGNRVPADDPRIDPVWAKCGELGIPVLIHTGEPKIFWAPIDKYNERWLEMKQFPNRHRSPEEYPSWEEVMSEQWNIFRKHPETTFINAHLGWMGNNLSRLGELMDEFPNMYTEIGAVLAELGRQPRFARQFFIKYQDRIMFGKDSWRPEEYYVYFRVLETSDEYFDYYRKRHAFWKMYGLNLPDDVLQKVYYKNALRIIPDIDRTLFPGN; this is translated from the coding sequence ATGAAAATATCGGCATTTAGTATAGTGATTCTGCTTTTATTTAGCTCGCTTGCCTGTTCGCAGGACAAGGCAGATACTACCATGACTTTTGAGGAATATGAGCCCAAATCCACGCTCGTTGTTCCTGAACATATTGTCAAAAGTGCCAAATACCCATTCATCGACGTTCACAATCACCAATGGCGCATGGCAACACAGGATGTCTCCGAAACCACAGCCGAAATGAACGAGTTGAATATGGCGGTCATGGTTAATCTCAGCGGGCGAAGCGGAGATGCATTGAAAGCAGCCATTGAAAACGTCAATGAACATGCTCCCAACCGTTTTATACAGTTTGCCAATATCGACTTCGATAATATTGACGATCCTGATTGGACAGAAAAAACTGTCAAGCAACTTGAACAGGACTACAATAACGGAGCAAGAGGGCTAAAAATTTTCAAGAATCTTGGCTTAACGGTTACAGACAGTGAAGGCAATCGTGTGCCGGCTGACGATCCCCGCATAGATCCGGTCTGGGCAAAATGCGGCGAACTGGGTATACCGGTACTGATACATACCGGTGAACCGAAAATATTCTGGGCACCGATCGATAAATACAACGAGCGCTGGCTCGAAATGAAGCAGTTTCCCAATAGGCATCGGAGTCCTGAAGAATATCCCTCCTGGGAAGAAGTGATGAGCGAGCAGTGGAATATCTTTCGCAAGCATCCTGAAACCACTTTCATAAATGCCCACCTGGGCTGGATGGGGAACAACCTGAGCAGGCTGGGAGAGCTGATGGATGAGTTTCCCAACATGTACACCGAAATCGGGGCCGTCCTCGCTGAACTGGGAAGGCAGCCGCGTTTCGCCCGCCAATTTTTTATAAAGTACCAGGATCGCATTATGTTTGGTAAGGATTCCTGGAGGCCGGAAGAGTATTATGTCTACTTCCGGGTGCTGGAAACTTCTGACGAGTATTTTGACTACTATCGAAAACGTCACGCCTTCTGGAAAATGTATGGATTGAATTTACCCGATGACGTGTTGCAAAAAGTGTACTATAAAAATGCACTGAGGATTATTCCGGATATCGACCGAACTCTATTCCCCGGAAATTAA
- a CDS encoding BamA/TamA family outer membrane protein: MIINTHRVGNFRLLAVSVIIWLSFLHTLHAQDPQQSSQDAQSDLTVFEPYETKRSFGYHLLALPSYAVDLLTWPIGEGFRLAERKFPDQLEGERGRFGIYPLIETGVETRTAFGGLIFNRDFLGSDHEWRVEALFGSSKYNKIDLKYNIPGFFETEDEIKFNSVYYNDPMESLFLGNEASLDEETRYSVEEINARIDYSLPVFEVHSVAFWGSYRNAIIRQSSRRDDNLPPFPTSLKGRTELFAAGISLRIDLAEEEPRTYTGRRFLFRGGYHHSIDDNRYAFFKYRFEWQEFIALPFLPNTRRLAFKTRLERAEPIADKTIPFFELPSIGDSRGLRGLRGDRYRDDKSLLFTLEYRYPMWDFVDVVLFLDEGQVFRNFNDVHLKDFHAGYGFGLHFLGSENLSFRVEFAFSKESSRTILSIAPNF; this comes from the coding sequence ATGATTATTAACACTCACAGGGTGGGTAATTTCCGACTACTAGCAGTTTCGGTGATCATCTGGCTCTCCTTTTTACATACGCTTCACGCCCAGGATCCTCAGCAATCATCTCAGGACGCTCAGTCTGATTTAACCGTTTTTGAGCCATATGAAACCAAAAGAAGTTTTGGCTATCACCTGCTGGCATTGCCTTCCTATGCGGTAGACTTGTTAACTTGGCCTATTGGAGAAGGTTTTCGACTGGCAGAACGAAAATTCCCCGATCAGCTGGAAGGAGAGCGGGGTCGATTCGGTATTTATCCGCTAATTGAGACGGGCGTGGAGACCAGGACGGCCTTCGGCGGACTGATATTTAATCGTGACTTTTTGGGCAGTGATCATGAGTGGCGGGTAGAGGCGTTATTCGGTTCCAGTAAATACAATAAAATTGATTTAAAGTATAATATACCGGGTTTCTTTGAAACGGAAGACGAGATAAAATTTAACTCTGTCTACTACAATGACCCCATGGAATCGCTTTTTCTGGGCAATGAAGCCTCCCTGGATGAGGAGACACGCTATTCGGTGGAGGAAATTAATGCACGGATTGATTATTCGCTACCGGTTTTCGAGGTGCATTCGGTTGCTTTCTGGGGATCGTATCGAAATGCTATTATCAGGCAGAGCAGCAGGCGGGACGACAACCTGCCGCCTTTCCCGACCTCATTGAAAGGCCGGACGGAACTTTTTGCTGCCGGCATATCGCTGCGTATCGATCTTGCTGAAGAAGAGCCGAGAACATATACAGGACGCAGGTTTCTTTTCAGGGGAGGCTATCACCACTCCATAGATGATAATCGCTATGCATTTTTTAAATACCGGTTTGAATGGCAGGAATTTATCGCCTTGCCCTTTTTACCCAACACCAGGCGCTTGGCTTTTAAAACCCGACTGGAAAGAGCGGAACCCATAGCAGATAAAACCATACCCTTTTTTGAGCTTCCCAGCATCGGGGATTCACGGGGACTTCGCGGGCTCAGGGGCGACCGGTACCGAGACGATAAATCACTGCTGTTTACACTGGAGTATCGCTACCCAATGTGGGATTTTGTAGATGTTGTACTTTTTCTGGATGAGGGACAGGTATTCAGGAATTTCAATGATGTACATTTGAAAGATTTTCACGCAGGTTACGGATTCGGACTGCATTTTCTGGGAAGCGAAAATCTCTCTTTCAGGGTCGAATTTGCTTTCAGTAAAGAATCATCCCGAACCATTCTATCCATTGCACCTAATTTTTGA